One genomic window of Desulfurococcus mucosus DSM 2162 includes the following:
- a CDS encoding acetate--CoA ligase family protein: protein MRSAVLSYVSGMEPGGRGKLPDHLVFQLLESYGIPLAPYGFASTPMEAAAVAEKLGFPVVVKIVSPDIVHKSDVGGVALGLSSGREVAEAASRMLEAVSEKARGARIQGFLVQKMMPKGVEVIVGGLNDRVFGGVVMLGLGGVFTEVFRDVSFRVAPVSLEDALEMMGELKASRVFEGYRGMPPVDKAALADIVVKASRLIAENPWVDSMDLNPVIAYTDKAVVVDARIIAVKR, encoded by the coding sequence ATGCGTAGCGCTGTGCTCTCATATGTCTCAGGCATGGAGCCCGGGGGCCGTGGGAAGCTCCCGGACCACCTTGTTTTCCAGCTCCTTGAATCCTACGGTATCCCTCTCGCACCCTACGGTTTCGCCTCGACGCCGATGGAGGCCGCTGCCGTCGCGGAGAAACTAGGGTTCCCCGTCGTGGTCAAGATTGTTTCACCCGACATAGTGCATAAGAGCGATGTAGGCGGCGTCGCCCTCGGGTTATCCAGTGGGAGGGAGGTGGCTGAGGCGGCTTCAAGGATGCTTGAAGCAGTCTCGGAGAAGGCTAGGGGTGCAAGGATCCAGGGTTTCCTAGTGCAGAAGATGATGCCGAAGGGGGTTGAAGTCATTGTTGGAGGCTTAAACGACAGGGTGTTCGGCGGCGTCGTAATGCTGGGGCTCGGCGGCGTGTTCACCGAGGTGTTCAGGGATGTCTCATTCAGGGTTGCACCGGTGAGCCTTGAGGACGCATTGGAGATGATGGGGGAGCTCAAGGCATCCAGGGTTTTCGAAGGCTACAGGGGGATGCCGCCGGTTGACAAGGCGGCGCTAGCGGACATAGTGGTGAAGGCGTCGAGGCTCATAGCTGAGAACCCATGGGTTGACTCAATGGATTTAAACCCTGTGATAGCGTACACTGATAAAGCAGTGGTAGTCGACGCCAGGATTATCGCTGTGAAACGGTGA
- a CDS encoding ATP-binding protein produces the protein MAKCRRCGREAGYRVSYAKLWLCGEHFKEYVEERVVETVVRHGMTGGGGRVVVAVSGGVDSMSLLAITAKRRVEMGVEKIVGVHVNLGIEGYSDLAEAAVREYCGSLGVECTVLRLRDILGVGLPELASRAGRPPCSVCGLVKRYLITAYAVATGASAVFTGHHLDDAARYMLKDLYVGDFKSLAGLKPAVREPGLPVKAKPLITLGKKDIEAYAELAGVPHLEAPCPFKHSTGVEEAAEGFLKALEREHPGARLILLSSMLKLIEGYIEPVEKETYRRCSVCGMPSRSSVCSFCRLTERTLGEPMGGRVLRSLSQPVFS, from the coding sequence TTGGCTAAGTGCAGGAGGTGTGGGAGGGAGGCGGGCTACAGGGTTTCATACGCTAAGCTATGGCTCTGCGGAGAGCACTTCAAGGAGTATGTTGAGGAAAGAGTTGTGGAGACGGTTGTAAGGCACGGGATGACCGGGGGAGGAGGCAGGGTCGTTGTCGCCGTCTCAGGCGGCGTCGACAGCATGAGCCTCCTGGCGATCACTGCTAAGCGTAGAGTGGAGATGGGTGTTGAAAAAATCGTAGGGGTCCACGTGAACCTGGGGATAGAGGGGTACAGCGACCTAGCTGAGGCAGCTGTGAGAGAGTACTGTGGGAGCCTCGGCGTGGAGTGCACTGTCCTAAGGCTCAGGGACATCCTGGGCGTAGGCCTCCCGGAGCTGGCTTCGAGGGCTGGGAGACCCCCGTGCAGTGTCTGCGGCCTGGTTAAACGCTACCTTATCACAGCCTACGCCGTGGCCACAGGGGCTTCAGCAGTGTTCACCGGGCACCACCTGGATGACGCCGCCAGGTACATGTTGAAGGATCTCTACGTAGGGGACTTCAAGTCTCTCGCAGGCTTGAAGCCGGCTGTAAGGGAGCCCGGGCTACCTGTGAAGGCGAAGCCCTTGATAACCCTTGGGAAGAAGGATATAGAGGCCTACGCTGAACTAGCCGGGGTCCCACACCTGGAGGCCCCGTGCCCCTTCAAGCATTCAACAGGGGTGGAGGAGGCTGCTGAAGGCTTCCTCAAGGCGTTGGAGCGCGAGCACCCTGGTGCGAGACTAATACTTCTAAGCAGCATGCTGAAGCTCATAGAGGGCTACATTGAACCCGTGGAGAAGGAGACGTATAGGAGGTGCAGTGTCTGCGGGATGCCTTCAAGAAGCAGTGTCTGCAGCTTCTGCAGGCTCACCGAGAGGACGCTGGGGGAGCCGATGGGCGGCAGAGTCCTCCGCTCGCTGAGCCAACCCGTGTTCTCGTAG
- a CDS encoding DUF1616 domain-containing protein: protein MVEKQLTLEEYVARQGGGWRAVKKAFEEASRGVIRLEDPDPPATPVEYALRPEYSLWYWATCTAAALTIITVVLTSWINAAWLMPLRYILGALYTLFIPGYTLVEALYPGERDLAPLERLALSIGLSLAVIPLIGLFLNYTPWGIRLEPVLASITVFTVATATIALYRKHRVLQESRR from the coding sequence ATGGTGGAGAAGCAGTTGACGCTGGAGGAGTATGTTGCAAGACAGGGAGGGGGTTGGAGGGCGGTTAAAAAAGCCTTCGAGGAGGCTTCAAGAGGCGTCATAAGGCTCGAAGACCCCGACCCACCCGCCACCCCTGTTGAATACGCTTTGAGACCAGAGTACTCGCTCTGGTACTGGGCCACGTGCACTGCTGCCGCGTTAACAATCATCACAGTGGTGTTAACGAGCTGGATTAATGCTGCATGGCTGATGCCGTTGAGATACATTCTAGGAGCACTCTACACGCTGTTCATACCCGGCTACACACTGGTGGAAGCCCTGTACCCGGGTGAAAGAGACCTAGCCCCTCTTGAAAGACTCGCCCTCTCCATAGGGCTCTCACTAGCAGTCATACCCCTCATAGGCCTCTTCTTAAACTACACGCCCTGGGGGATAAGGCTGGAGCCCGTGTTAGCCTCCATCACGGTTTTCACAGTGGCAACCGCAACCATAGCCCTCTACAGGAAGCACAGGGTGCTCCAGGAGTCCAGGAGGTAG
- a CDS encoding DUF1616 domain-containing protein: MVQVEEEVGCEAVRMLLDEEVFAVVLAVSVVASAVGIALVLGPGGSEAFTAIGLLNSECRIGEYPVKAYNGSTLHLCLFIYNHMGEAIYYRVAYKIAASQGDMPTNTTPSPRPVIAEWKGVLGDGWNETTRVEVPVAAPSGSSRVALVFELWVYRQGEGWVYTGRWVHLYVNVTSW; encoded by the coding sequence ATGGTACAGGTTGAGGAGGAAGTGGGTTGTGAGGCGGTGAGAATGCTGCTCGACGAAGAGGTCTTCGCAGTAGTGCTCGCGGTCTCAGTCGTGGCTTCAGCCGTAGGCATAGCACTAGTCCTCGGGCCCGGGGGCTCCGAGGCGTTTACAGCAATAGGCTTGTTGAACAGTGAGTGCAGGATAGGGGAGTACCCTGTGAAAGCATACAATGGCTCCACGCTGCACCTATGCCTCTTCATCTACAACCATATGGGTGAAGCCATATACTACCGTGTAGCATACAAGATAGCTGCTTCACAAGGCGACATGCCGACGAACACCACTCCATCACCGCGCCCGGTGATCGCTGAGTGGAAGGGTGTCCTAGGAGACGGGTGGAATGAGACGACACGGGTCGAAGTACCCGTCGCCGCACCCAGCGGCTCAAGCAGGGTGGCACTGGTCTTCGAGCTATGGGTGTACAGGCAGGGGGAGGGATGGGTGTACACTGGTAGATGGGTCCACCTCTACGTGAACGTGACCTCGTGGTGA